The following coding sequences lie in one Kribbella sp. NBC_00709 genomic window:
- the arc gene encoding proteasome ATPase: MIVAGDESPTAAELRNQVRYLEAEVAALRRRLLEHPADSRSLESRLSETQASLASVTAQNERLADTLREAREKIIALKEEVDRLAQPPSGFGTFLGRNEDDTLDVFTGGRKLRVAASPSVDLDALRLGQELMLNEALNVVEACEFEVVGDVVMLKELLADGERALVIAQADEERVVRLASPLLDIALRSGDSLLLEPRSGYVYEKIPKSEVEELVLEEVPDIDYTQIGGLAGQIEAIRDAVELPYLHKDLFLEHELKPPKGVLLYGPPGCGKTLIAKAVANSLAKKVAERTGVAEQKSFFLNIKGPELLNKYVGETERHIRLVFQRAREKASEGMPVIVFFDEMDSLFRTRGSGVSSDVENTIVPQLLSEIDGVEGLENVLVIGASNREDMIDPAILRPGRLDVKIKIERPDAEAARDIFSKYLTSGLPLHVDDLGEFGGDRQACVDGMIQRTVERMYTEADENRFLEVTYANGDKEVLYFKDFNSGAMIQNIVDRAKKMAIKAFLDENQKGLRVQHLLQACVDEFKENEDLPNTTNPDDWARISGKKGERIVYIRTLISGKQGTEPGRSIDTATNTGQYL, from the coding sequence ATGATCGTGGCTGGAGACGAGAGTCCTACCGCGGCAGAACTGCGTAACCAGGTCCGGTACCTGGAAGCCGAAGTCGCGGCGTTGCGACGTCGGCTGCTCGAGCACCCGGCAGACAGCCGGTCGCTCGAGAGCAGGCTGTCCGAAACACAGGCCTCCTTGGCGAGTGTCACCGCTCAGAACGAGCGGCTGGCCGACACGCTGCGGGAGGCGCGAGAGAAGATCATCGCCCTGAAGGAGGAAGTCGACCGGCTGGCGCAACCGCCGTCCGGATTCGGCACCTTCCTCGGACGTAATGAAGATGACACGCTGGACGTGTTCACCGGCGGCCGGAAACTCCGGGTCGCGGCGAGCCCGTCGGTGGACCTGGACGCGCTCCGGCTCGGCCAGGAACTGATGCTGAACGAAGCACTCAACGTGGTCGAGGCCTGCGAGTTCGAGGTCGTCGGCGACGTGGTGATGCTGAAGGAGCTGCTCGCCGACGGCGAGCGGGCGCTGGTCATCGCGCAGGCCGACGAGGAGCGGGTGGTGCGGCTCGCCTCACCGCTGCTCGACATCGCCCTGCGGTCCGGCGACTCGCTGCTGCTCGAGCCCCGCTCCGGGTATGTCTACGAGAAGATCCCGAAGTCCGAGGTCGAGGAGCTGGTGCTCGAAGAGGTCCCGGACATCGACTACACCCAGATCGGCGGCCTGGCCGGCCAGATCGAGGCCATCCGGGACGCGGTCGAGCTGCCGTACCTGCACAAGGACCTGTTCCTGGAGCACGAGCTCAAGCCGCCGAAGGGCGTGCTGCTCTACGGCCCGCCCGGCTGCGGCAAGACACTGATCGCGAAAGCGGTGGCGAACTCGCTGGCCAAGAAGGTCGCCGAGCGGACCGGGGTGGCCGAGCAGAAGTCGTTCTTCCTCAACATCAAGGGTCCCGAGCTGCTGAACAAGTACGTCGGTGAGACCGAGCGGCACATCCGCCTGGTCTTCCAGCGGGCCCGGGAGAAGGCCTCCGAAGGCATGCCGGTGATCGTGTTCTTCGACGAGATGGACTCGCTGTTCCGCACCCGCGGATCCGGTGTGTCGTCCGACGTGGAGAACACCATCGTCCCGCAGCTGCTGAGCGAGATCGACGGTGTCGAGGGCCTGGAGAACGTCCTGGTCATCGGCGCCTCCAACCGCGAGGACATGATCGACCCGGCGATCCTGCGGCCCGGCCGGCTGGACGTGAAGATCAAGATCGAGCGCCCCGACGCGGAGGCGGCGCGGGACATCTTCTCGAAGTACCTGACCAGTGGGCTGCCGCTGCACGTCGACGACCTCGGCGAGTTCGGTGGCGACCGGCAGGCGTGCGTGGACGGCATGATCCAGCGCACGGTCGAGCGGATGTACACCGAGGCCGACGAGAACCGCTTCCTCGAGGTCACCTACGCCAACGGTGACAAGGAGGTCCTGTACTTCAAGGACTTCAACTCGGGCGCGATGATCCAGAACATCGTCGACCGGGCGAAGAAGATGGCGATCAAGGCCTTCCTGGACGAGAACCAGAAGGGCCTGCGGGTGCAGCACCTGCTCCAGGCCTGCGTGGACGAGTTCAAGGAGAACGAGGACCTGCCGAACACCACCAACCCGGACGACTGGGCCCGCATCTCCGGCAAGAAGGGCGAGCGGATCGTCTACATCCGCACGCTCATCTCCGGCAAGCAGGGCACCGAGCCCGGCCGCTCCATCGACACCGCAACCAACACCGGTCAGTACCTGTAG
- a CDS encoding tRNA (adenine-N1)-methyltransferase: MADLRDFPDQAYSGVHHGPLQEGEWITLQDSKGRRHSVNLERGKIFHTTKGGIAHDELIDGPDAVVIRSKGGVEYLALRPLMADYSVSMPRGAAVIYPKDTAQIVTMADIFPGAKVVEAGAGSGALTTALLRAVGIHGQVISFERREDFAEVARKNVTGFFGGEHPAWRLEVGDLVEKLNEQNVDRVVLDMLAPWECVDAVAEALSPGGVFCAYVATTTQLSRFVETLRAHGEFTEPRAWESLVRDWHVEGLAVRPGHRMQGHTAFLVTARRMAHGVQAPRKKRRPAPGAYGDDYLGPRRVEARAESTGDMPKATDSSATDT; this comes from the coding sequence ATGGCTGACTTGCGTGACTTTCCCGACCAGGCGTACTCCGGGGTCCACCACGGGCCGTTGCAGGAGGGCGAGTGGATCACCCTGCAGGACTCGAAGGGCCGCCGGCACTCGGTCAACCTGGAGCGCGGGAAGATCTTCCACACCACCAAGGGCGGAATCGCGCACGACGAGCTGATCGACGGCCCCGATGCCGTGGTGATCAGGTCCAAGGGCGGCGTCGAGTACCTGGCGTTGCGGCCGCTGATGGCCGACTACTCGGTGTCGATGCCGCGTGGTGCCGCGGTGATCTACCCGAAGGACACCGCGCAGATCGTGACCATGGCCGACATCTTCCCCGGCGCCAAGGTGGTCGAAGCCGGCGCCGGTTCCGGTGCGCTGACCACAGCGCTGCTGCGGGCGGTCGGGATCCACGGACAGGTGATCTCGTTCGAGCGCCGGGAGGACTTCGCCGAGGTCGCGCGGAAGAACGTCACCGGTTTCTTCGGCGGCGAGCACCCGGCATGGCGGCTCGAGGTCGGCGACCTGGTCGAGAAGCTGAACGAGCAGAACGTGGACCGCGTCGTACTCGACATGCTGGCGCCGTGGGAGTGCGTTGACGCCGTCGCTGAGGCACTTTCACCCGGTGGTGTGTTCTGTGCCTATGTGGCCACCACGACGCAGCTGAGCCGCTTTGTGGAGACGCTGAGGGCACACGGCGAGTTCACTGAGCCGCGCGCGTGGGAGTCACTCGTGCGAGACTGGCATGTAGAAGGCCTTGCGGTTCGTCCGGGCCACCGGATGCAAGGTCACACCGCCTTCCTGGTCACAGCACGAAGGATGGCGCACGGGGTGCAGGCACCCCGGAAGAAGCGACGCCCGGCGCCTGGTGCGTACGGCGACGATTACCTCGGGCCCCGACGCGTAGAGGCTCGTGCGGAATCAACTGGCGACATGCCGAAGGCAACTGATTCATCCGCAACCGACACGTGA
- a CDS encoding M50 family metallopeptidase: MSDSRDPQNPAQPAGPPPPGTWVLGRIRGIRLTMRFTWLPVAMLLAVGFAAIIGQQFPELGGWRYAAAFAFVVAFTLSILVHELAHALMAMRFGIGVSEINLGFFAAGTHIEGERKSPLEEFAVSVVGPVASLIVGGLAYFGSRAFDEGVGYVALWELGVANLIVGVTNLLPGLPLDGGWVLRAIVWKFTGNMHTGTIVAAWAGRALAISVLAGPVLLEEIWGWQPSIVDFVIALLIGFFLWTGSTASLMQARLRRKLPALQVRTLARRAVAVHSGTPISEAVRLAGQTQAGAVVVIDGEGKPHALVSESAVAAVAPNQRPWTTVSEVSSAIGAGHIIGVNDTGEEILATLREHPASEYLVLDAGGAVYGVLATADVERAFRSR, from the coding sequence ATGTCAGACTCGCGCGATCCCCAGAACCCCGCCCAGCCGGCCGGTCCACCACCGCCCGGCACGTGGGTGCTCGGTCGTATCCGCGGGATCCGGCTCACCATGCGCTTCACCTGGCTCCCGGTGGCGATGCTGCTGGCGGTCGGCTTCGCCGCGATCATCGGGCAGCAGTTCCCGGAGCTCGGCGGCTGGCGCTACGCCGCGGCGTTCGCGTTCGTGGTGGCGTTCACGCTGTCGATCCTGGTCCACGAGCTGGCGCACGCGCTGATGGCGATGCGGTTCGGCATCGGCGTCTCGGAGATCAATCTCGGCTTCTTCGCGGCCGGCACGCACATCGAGGGCGAGCGGAAGTCACCGCTGGAGGAGTTCGCCGTCTCGGTGGTCGGCCCGGTCGCGTCGCTGATCGTCGGCGGGCTGGCCTACTTCGGGTCCCGCGCCTTCGACGAGGGCGTCGGGTACGTCGCCCTGTGGGAGCTCGGCGTCGCGAACCTGATCGTCGGCGTCACCAACCTGCTGCCGGGTCTGCCGCTGGACGGCGGCTGGGTGTTGCGGGCGATCGTCTGGAAGTTCACCGGCAACATGCACACCGGCACGATCGTGGCCGCCTGGGCCGGCCGCGCCCTCGCGATCTCGGTGCTGGCGGGGCCGGTGCTGCTCGAGGAGATCTGGGGCTGGCAGCCGTCGATCGTCGACTTCGTCATCGCGCTGCTGATCGGCTTCTTCCTCTGGACCGGCTCGACCGCGTCGCTGATGCAGGCCCGGTTGCGGCGCAAGCTGCCCGCGCTCCAGGTCCGGACACTGGCCCGCCGCGCCGTCGCCGTCCATTCCGGTACGCCGATCTCCGAGGCGGTCCGGCTGGCCGGTCAGACCCAGGCCGGCGCGGTCGTGGTGATCGACGGCGAGGGCAAACCGCACGCACTGGTATCGGAGTCCGCAGTCGCCGCCGTCGCCCCGAACCAGCGCCCGTGGACCACGGTGAGCGAGGTCTCCTCCGCCATCGGCGCGGGCCACATCATCGGCGTCAACGACACCGGCGAAGAGATCCTCGCCACCTTGCGTGAACACCCCGCCTCGGAGTACCTCGTCCTCGACGCGGGCGGCGCCGTGTACGGCGTGCTCGCCACGGCCGACGTGGAACGCGCGTTCCGCTCGCGCTGA
- a CDS encoding intradiol ring-cleavage dioxygenase: MTRQPPPNHDRGLGYDLATLHRRRFLGLVAGAGLVAVTGCSDTDTPATPAAGTTSSVVDEIPQETGGPFPGDGSNGPNVLAQSGIVRKDLTKSFGTATGQAAGVPLSVELTVLDASKDTPLEGAAIYLWHCDAQGRYSLYSDGVTEENYLRGVQSADTAGKVTFTTIFPAAYQGRWPHIHFEVYPSVDEATRSGQITRTSQLALPKDVCATVYGTDGYDGSAENLSRTSLEDDNVFGDDDGVHQLATVTGDVDRGYIATLTVGV, from the coding sequence ATGACGCGTCAGCCTCCGCCGAACCACGACCGCGGGCTCGGGTACGACCTCGCCACCCTCCACCGCCGACGCTTCCTCGGCTTGGTCGCCGGCGCGGGTCTGGTCGCCGTCACCGGGTGCTCAGACACGGACACGCCTGCCACCCCGGCCGCCGGTACCACGTCCTCCGTCGTCGACGAGATCCCGCAGGAGACGGGAGGCCCGTTTCCGGGCGACGGCTCCAACGGGCCGAACGTCCTCGCCCAGTCCGGCATCGTCCGCAAGGACCTCACCAAGTCCTTCGGTACGGCGACGGGCCAGGCAGCCGGCGTACCGCTCTCGGTCGAGCTCACCGTCCTCGATGCCTCGAAAGACACCCCGCTCGAGGGCGCCGCGATCTACCTGTGGCACTGCGACGCCCAGGGGCGCTATTCCTTGTACTCCGACGGCGTGACCGAGGAGAACTACCTCCGCGGCGTCCAGTCCGCCGACACGGCCGGCAAGGTCACCTTCACGACGATCTTCCCCGCCGCGTACCAAGGCCGCTGGCCGCACATCCATTTCGAGGTCTACCCGAGCGTCGACGAGGCGACCAGGTCCGGGCAGATCACCCGCACCTCGCAGCTCGCCCTGCCGAAGGACGTCTGCGCGACCGTCTACGGCACCGACGGGTACGACGGAAGCGCCGAGAACCTGAGCCGGACGTCGCTGGAGGACGACAACGTGTTCGGCGACGACGACGGCGTACACCAGCTGGCCACGGTCACCGGAGATGTCGATCGGGGATACATCGCCACCCTTACGGTGGGTGTGTAG
- a CDS encoding RecB family exonuclease, whose protein sequence is MSVAAATDPQVHPRGALSPSRAADFMSCPLKYRFRVVDRLPEKPSAAAVRGTVVHAVLERLFDLPRGQRTLEQAAEMLEPQWQRVLEEEPEVAELFAEDASGDELAKWLAEAHQLLGKYFTLEDPNALEPAERELYVETALDSGLVLRGYVDRLDVAPTGEIRVVDYKTGRSPSEFFEAKALFQMKFYALVLWKLRGVVPAMLQLVYLGNGEIVRYSPDEADLRACERKVSALWIAITRALDSGDWRPSPGPLCDWCDHKPICPAWGGTPPPLPTRSVEEVAAESAGIDLITVDG, encoded by the coding sequence ATGAGCGTTGCAGCAGCTACCGATCCGCAGGTGCATCCGCGTGGGGCGTTGTCGCCGTCCCGGGCCGCGGACTTCATGAGCTGCCCGCTGAAGTATCGGTTCCGCGTGGTGGACCGGCTGCCGGAGAAGCCGTCGGCCGCGGCCGTGCGCGGCACTGTGGTGCATGCCGTGCTGGAGCGCCTCTTCGACCTGCCGCGCGGTCAGCGGACGCTGGAGCAGGCCGCGGAGATGCTGGAGCCGCAGTGGCAGCGCGTGCTCGAGGAGGAGCCCGAGGTCGCCGAGCTGTTCGCGGAGGACGCGAGCGGCGATGAGCTGGCGAAGTGGCTGGCCGAGGCCCACCAGCTGCTCGGGAAGTACTTCACCCTCGAAGACCCGAATGCGCTGGAGCCCGCCGAGCGCGAGCTGTACGTCGAGACCGCCCTGGACTCCGGTCTGGTGCTGCGGGGCTACGTCGACCGGCTCGACGTCGCGCCGACCGGTGAGATCCGGGTCGTCGACTACAAGACTGGTCGCTCGCCGTCGGAGTTCTTCGAGGCCAAGGCGCTGTTCCAGATGAAGTTCTACGCGCTCGTGCTGTGGAAGCTGCGCGGTGTCGTCCCGGCCATGCTCCAGCTGGTGTATCTGGGCAACGGCGAGATCGTCCGCTACAGCCCCGACGAGGCCGACCTCCGCGCCTGCGAGCGCAAGGTCTCCGCGCTCTGGATCGCGATCACCCGCGCGCTCGACTCCGGCGACTGGCGCCCCAGCCCGGGCCCGCTCTGCGACTGGTGCGACCACAAGCCCATCTGCCCCGCCTGGGGCGGCACACCCCCACCCCTCCCGACCCGCTCGGTCGAAGAGGTAGCCGCCGAATCAGCAGGCATCGACCTCATCACGGTCGACGGCTGA
- a CDS encoding ABC transporter ATP-binding protein — protein sequence MSVADVAVRAVGVWKVYGGGQTQVDALADVSADFGTGRFTAIMGPSGSGKSTLLHCLAGLDKPSDGKVLLGDVDLTTLPEKQLTHLRRDRIGFVFQAFNLVPTLTALENITLPLDLAGRKPDQEWLTTVIDSIGLADRLGHKPSELSGGQQQRVACARALVSRPDVVFADEPTGNLDSRSSADVLDFLHRSVRDFNQTVVMVTHDPSAAAYADRVLFLADGTLQSELLDPTAESVLDAMKKLETAAVDQPAGNLAG from the coding sequence ATGAGCGTGGCTGATGTGGCGGTTCGGGCGGTCGGGGTGTGGAAGGTGTACGGCGGGGGGCAGACGCAGGTGGATGCGTTGGCCGACGTGAGCGCGGACTTCGGGACCGGCCGGTTCACCGCGATCATGGGGCCGTCCGGCTCCGGGAAGTCGACGTTGCTGCACTGTCTCGCCGGGCTGGACAAGCCCTCGGACGGCAAGGTGTTGCTCGGCGACGTGGACCTGACCACGCTGCCCGAGAAGCAGCTCACGCACCTGCGCCGGGATCGGATCGGGTTCGTGTTCCAGGCGTTCAACCTGGTCCCGACTCTGACCGCGCTGGAGAACATCACGCTGCCCCTCGACCTGGCCGGCCGTAAACCCGACCAGGAGTGGCTGACCACGGTGATCGACTCGATCGGTCTCGCCGACCGGCTGGGCCACAAGCCGTCCGAGCTGTCCGGCGGTCAGCAGCAGCGCGTCGCCTGTGCCCGCGCTCTGGTCTCCCGCCCGGACGTGGTGTTCGCCGACGAGCCGACCGGCAACCTCGACTCGCGTTCCTCCGCGGACGTCCTCGACTTCCTGCACCGCTCGGTCCGGGACTTCAACCAGACCGTCGTGATGGTCACCCACGACCCGAGCGCCGCGGCGTACGCCGACCGGGTCCTGTTCCTGGCCGACGGCACGCTGCAGTCCGAGCTGCTCGACCCGACCGCCGAGTCGGTGCTCGATGCGATGAAGAAGCTCGAGACGGCCGCGGTCGACCAGCCCGCCGGCAACCTGGCCGGCTGA
- a CDS encoding ABC transporter permease: MFKLGLRSVLAHRLRFVLCTLAVTLGVAFAGGAMVFTGTLSHALKKNFAVSTADITVTPSSPIETGTDRPASFQVEVADRIAAVPGVASAIPQLMVSDIQILGPDGKLVENYGLTSFGAAWPRDPGAAPFKLVDGTQPFGGSQLALDESTASRAGYEVGDQVKIVTPTQAVTATLTGTTTPAAAGAAAGAPLVTFDGATAQRLLLGKAGWTSISVAVQQGSDPDTVSKAITTAIGSSVKVRTAKQVTADGEHDLDRTFGGFSTVLVLFACLALFVGTFLIVNTFAMVVAQRSRELAMLRAIGASRGQVTSSVVVESIVIGFLGSTLGLLIGIGVAVAIRYTYQALDLRIPTASLQVTPTTVITCYIIGIGVTVAAAAPAARRAGKLPPIAALRDDVAAPERSLLTRLLIGGFVLLTAVLLFATGLNVGGLPGVVLIVLGAGIATIGIVMLSPLLSRYVVRALMYPFGRKAPVTLGRRNAERNPRRTAATASALMISVSLISGLMVIAASAKASINQNIADALGSSQILITSNGTPSFSTQVGDRTAKIPGVRSVHRVRQETGQVGKTNVQVTGISDGTLDGPISTTFDKGSAAALGSGQALLPRNLATTLGLSVGKTFDVTTSTGKHKLTVGGIVAPNRQLNAVIVSLPTYQSIGGATTDTLLYVDVADGNEVGQVRAGILGALAKDYPSIQVRDQQAYAAAARVPVNGVLGAVGFLLVLAVLIALLGIVNTLGLGVVERTREIGLLRAVGMDRPQLSRMLRVESIGITMLGSLLGLALGVGVASAIQSAMVNDGLNVRDIPVLQLLGAAAAAVLFGVLAAVWPSRRAARLNVLGAIAAE, from the coding sequence ATGTTCAAGCTCGGCCTCCGCTCGGTCCTCGCGCACCGGCTCCGGTTCGTCCTGTGCACGCTCGCCGTCACGCTCGGCGTCGCGTTCGCCGGTGGTGCGATGGTCTTCACCGGGACCCTCTCGCACGCGCTGAAGAAGAACTTCGCGGTCAGTACGGCGGACATCACCGTCACGCCGTCGTCCCCGATCGAGACCGGCACCGACCGCCCCGCGAGCTTCCAGGTCGAGGTCGCTGACCGCATCGCCGCCGTACCGGGGGTCGCGAGCGCGATCCCGCAGCTCATGGTCAGTGACATCCAGATCCTCGGGCCGGACGGCAAGCTGGTCGAGAACTACGGCCTGACCAGCTTCGGGGCCGCCTGGCCGCGGGATCCTGGCGCCGCGCCGTTCAAGCTGGTCGACGGCACCCAACCCTTCGGCGGCAGCCAACTGGCGCTCGACGAGTCGACGGCCAGTCGCGCGGGCTACGAGGTCGGCGACCAGGTCAAGATCGTCACGCCGACCCAGGCCGTCACGGCGACGCTGACCGGAACCACCACCCCCGCTGCCGCCGGCGCCGCGGCCGGTGCGCCGCTGGTCACCTTCGACGGCGCGACCGCTCAGCGCCTGCTGCTCGGCAAGGCGGGCTGGACCTCGATCAGCGTCGCGGTCCAGCAGGGCTCCGACCCCGACACGGTCAGCAAGGCGATCACCACGGCCATCGGCAGCTCCGTCAAGGTCCGGACGGCGAAGCAGGTCACGGCCGACGGCGAGCACGACCTGGACCGGACCTTCGGCGGCTTCAGCACCGTGCTGGTGCTGTTCGCCTGCCTCGCGCTGTTCGTCGGCACCTTCCTGATCGTCAACACGTTCGCGATGGTCGTCGCGCAACGGTCCCGCGAGCTCGCGATGCTGCGGGCGATCGGCGCGTCCCGCGGCCAGGTCACGAGCTCGGTCGTCGTCGAGAGCATCGTGATCGGTTTCCTCGGCTCCACCCTGGGCCTGTTGATCGGCATCGGCGTCGCCGTCGCGATCCGCTACACCTACCAGGCCCTCGACCTGCGCATCCCGACCGCCTCACTGCAGGTCACCCCGACCACGGTCATCACCTGCTACATCATCGGGATCGGTGTGACGGTCGCCGCCGCGGCCCCCGCCGCCCGTCGGGCCGGAAAGCTCCCACCGATTGCCGCCCTGCGCGACGACGTCGCCGCACCGGAACGCTCACTGCTCACCCGCCTCCTGATCGGCGGCTTCGTCCTGCTGACGGCGGTCCTGCTGTTCGCCACCGGTCTGAACGTCGGCGGCCTGCCCGGCGTCGTCCTGATCGTTCTCGGCGCCGGCATCGCGACCATCGGCATCGTGATGCTCAGTCCGCTCCTCAGCCGGTACGTCGTCCGCGCGCTGATGTACCCGTTCGGCCGCAAGGCGCCGGTCACCCTCGGCCGCCGCAACGCCGAGCGGAACCCGCGCCGTACGGCGGCGACCGCGTCCGCGCTGATGATCTCGGTCTCGCTGATCAGCGGCCTGATGGTGATCGCCGCCTCGGCGAAGGCCTCGATCAACCAGAACATCGCCGACGCGCTCGGCAGCTCCCAGATCCTCATCACCTCCAACGGCACGCCGAGCTTCAGCACGCAGGTCGGCGACCGGACCGCGAAGATCCCCGGCGTCCGGTCCGTGCACCGGGTCCGGCAGGAGACCGGCCAGGTCGGCAAGACGAACGTCCAGGTCACCGGGATCAGCGACGGCACCCTGGACGGCCCGATCAGCACGACGTTCGACAAAGGCTCCGCGGCCGCGCTCGGCTCTGGCCAGGCACTCCTCCCCCGCAACCTCGCCACGACCCTCGGCCTGAGCGTCGGCAAGACCTTCGACGTGACCACCTCGACCGGCAAGCACAAGCTCACGGTCGGCGGCATCGTCGCACCGAACCGGCAGCTCAACGCGGTGATCGTGTCGCTGCCGACGTACCAGTCGATCGGCGGCGCGACGACCGACACCCTGCTGTACGTCGATGTTGCTGACGGCAACGAGGTGGGCCAGGTCCGGGCCGGCATCCTCGGCGCGCTGGCCAAGGACTACCCGTCCATCCAGGTCCGCGACCAGCAGGCGTACGCCGCCGCGGCGCGGGTGCCTGTGAACGGCGTCCTGGGCGCCGTCGGGTTCCTGCTCGTGCTCGCGGTCCTGATCGCACTGCTCGGCATCGTGAACACACTCGGACTCGGTGTGGTCGAGCGGACCCGGGAGATCGGTCTGCTGCGGGCGGTCGGGATGGACCGGCCGCAGCTGAGCCGGATGCTCCGGGTCGAGTCGATCGGGATCACGATGCTCGGATCGCTGCTCGGCCTGGCGCTCGGCGTGGGGGTCGCGTCCGCGATCCAGTCGGCAATGGTCAACGACGGCCTCAATGTGCGGGACATCCCGGTGCTCCAACTGCTCGGCGCGGCGGCCGCTGCTGTCCTGTTCGGAGTACTGGCTGCGGTCTGGCCGTCACGCCGTGCAGCCCGCCTGAATGTGCTCGGGGCGATCGCCGCGGAGTGA
- a CDS encoding IclR family transcriptional regulator, with protein MPGTVQSIERAAAVLRLLAAAPDGLGVAELGNALGLAKTTVHGILRTLHQVGFVEQDHSGAHYHLSDAFGRLGESYLDPNELRSRAINWADSLASRSGEVVRVGRLVEGKVVVVHHVFRPDDSDQDLDVGTTLPPHATALGKAVLAYDASGASRPRVLEAYTTRTITDPSRLAEELAAVRARGWASEFEEHTVELASIAAPIRGLGGLVVGAVGLAGRVERICDSRLRHRADLVTMVRATAEAIARDLREEA; from the coding sequence GTGCCGGGGACTGTGCAGTCGATCGAGCGGGCCGCGGCGGTGCTGCGACTCCTCGCCGCCGCGCCCGACGGGCTGGGAGTCGCCGAGCTCGGCAATGCGCTCGGGCTGGCGAAGACGACCGTGCACGGCATCCTCCGGACCCTCCATCAGGTCGGTTTCGTCGAGCAGGACCACAGCGGCGCGCACTACCACCTGAGCGACGCGTTCGGCCGGCTCGGCGAGAGCTACCTCGACCCGAACGAGCTCCGCAGCCGCGCGATCAACTGGGCCGACTCGCTGGCGTCCCGCAGCGGCGAGGTCGTTCGCGTCGGCCGTCTGGTCGAGGGCAAGGTCGTGGTCGTCCACCACGTCTTCCGGCCCGACGACAGCGACCAGGACCTCGATGTCGGTACGACGCTGCCGCCGCATGCGACCGCTCTCGGCAAGGCTGTGCTCGCGTACGACGCCAGCGGCGCCTCCCGGCCACGGGTCCTAGAGGCGTACACGACCCGGACGATCACCGACCCGTCCCGGCTGGCCGAGGAGCTCGCGGCGGTGCGCGCCCGTGGCTGGGCGAGCGAGTTCGAGGAACACACGGTCGAGCTGGCGAGCATCGCCGCGCCGATCCGCGGACTCGGCGGCCTGGTCGTCGGCGCTGTCGGTCTGGCCGGCCGGGTCGAACGCATCTGCGACAGCCGCCTACGCCACCGCGCCGACCTGGTCACCATGGTCCGCGCCACCGCGGAAGCCATCGCCCGCGACCTCCGGGAAGAGGCATGA